In a genomic window of Amycolatopsis japonica:
- a CDS encoding ABC transporter permease translates to MTEARHRAPSQPVLTNPATWPPSTFATQVRVLAARSLKTAFGDRRLVFFGLLQPIVLLLLFSQVFTGVSTLPGVAAYEGYVNFLVPATLVNIAMTTAMSSGAGLLAEIYSGFTGRLRCMPISLSAVLVARTISDSARLGVQLLVTTLASVVLLGFRPTGGVFGITAALLLTLVVGWCLSWIFVAITTWLRKAETLQMASFVVMFPLMFSSSAYMPLETMPSWLRVVSALNPLTYAIDATRALALGRPSGWSIPVSLAIAAVAAAAGGWIAARTFRTPRDVTPMT, encoded by the coding sequence ATGACCGAGGCACGGCACCGCGCACCGTCGCAGCCGGTGCTGACCAATCCGGCGACCTGGCCGCCGAGCACCTTCGCCACCCAGGTCCGGGTGCTCGCGGCCCGCTCGCTGAAAACGGCGTTCGGCGACCGCAGGCTGGTGTTCTTCGGTCTGCTGCAACCGATCGTGCTGCTCCTGTTGTTCAGCCAGGTCTTCACCGGGGTCAGCACGCTGCCCGGGGTCGCGGCGTACGAGGGATACGTGAACTTCCTCGTCCCGGCGACACTGGTGAACATCGCGATGACCACGGCGATGAGTTCGGGCGCCGGCCTGCTCGCGGAGATCTACAGCGGTTTCACCGGACGTCTGCGGTGCATGCCCATCAGCCTTTCCGCCGTCCTGGTGGCGCGCACCATTTCGGATTCCGCCCGGCTCGGCGTGCAACTGCTGGTGACCACGCTCGCCAGCGTGGTGCTGCTGGGTTTCCGGCCGACCGGCGGCGTTTTCGGGATCACCGCGGCGCTGCTGCTCACGCTCGTCGTCGGCTGGTGCCTGAGCTGGATCTTCGTCGCCATCACGACCTGGCTGCGCAAGGCCGAGACCCTGCAGATGGCGTCGTTCGTGGTCATGTTCCCGCTGATGTTCTCCTCCAGCGCGTACATGCCGCTGGAGACGATGCCGTCCTGGCTGCGGGTGGTCTCGGCGCTCAACCCGCTCACCTACGCGATCGACGCGACACGGGCACTCGCGCTCGGACGGCCGTCGGGCTGGTCGATCCCGGTGTCGCTGGCGATCGCCGCCGTCGCCGCGGCCGCCGGTGGATGGATCGCGGCCCGCACCTTCCGGACTCCACGCGACGTCACCCCGATGACCTGA
- a CDS encoding ATP-binding cassette domain-containing protein gives MEQAAIEVTGLAKHYGEVTALAGVSLRVGRGTVLAVLGHNGAGKTTLIDILSTRVKPTGGSAKVCGFDVVRAGHHVRRRIGVTGQFAAVDDALSGRGNLELVARLLGASRRQARARAAELLAMFGLDDAADRPARTYSGGMRRRLDLAAGLVGSPDVLFLDEPTTGLDPLSRAGLWDGVERLAARGTTVVLTTQYLEEADRLADHVIVLGLGHVTVSGRPSELKARLGERTATLTFGTDLAARRALAALHRLGMGCTTSASGLVIGVALSGPADITVLVRALDAAGAPMKDLTVAEPTLDDVYLSLHRNPAAAP, from the coding sequence ATGGAGCAGGCTGCCATCGAGGTGACCGGCCTCGCCAAGCACTACGGTGAAGTGACGGCTCTCGCCGGCGTCAGTCTCCGGGTCGGCCGCGGCACCGTGCTCGCGGTGCTCGGCCACAACGGCGCGGGCAAGACGACGTTGATCGACATTCTCAGCACCCGCGTCAAGCCGACCGGCGGAAGCGCGAAGGTGTGCGGTTTCGACGTCGTGCGCGCCGGGCATCACGTCCGGCGGAGGATCGGCGTCACCGGCCAGTTCGCCGCGGTCGACGACGCCCTCTCCGGCCGCGGCAACCTCGAACTCGTCGCCAGGCTGCTGGGCGCGAGCCGGCGCCAGGCCAGGGCCCGCGCGGCCGAACTGCTCGCCATGTTCGGCCTCGACGACGCGGCGGACCGCCCCGCGCGGACGTACTCCGGCGGGATGCGACGGCGGCTCGATCTGGCCGCAGGCCTGGTCGGCTCCCCCGACGTCCTCTTCCTCGACGAACCGACCACCGGGCTCGACCCGCTCAGCCGGGCCGGGCTCTGGGACGGAGTCGAACGGCTCGCCGCGCGCGGCACCACCGTCGTGCTCACCACGCAGTACCTCGAGGAGGCGGACAGACTGGCGGATCACGTCATCGTGCTGGGGCTCGGGCACGTCACGGTGTCCGGGCGGCCGTCGGAACTGAAGGCGCGGCTCGGGGAAAGGACCGCGACACTGACCTTCGGCACCGATCTGGCCGCCCGCCGGGCGCTGGCCGCGCTGCACCGGCTCGGCATGGGCTGCACGACGTCGGCCTCCGGGCTGGTGATCGGTGTCGCGCTGTCCGGGCCCGCCGACATCACCGTGCTGGTCCGCGCGCTCGACGCGGCGGGCGCGCCCATGAAGGACCTCACCGTCGCCGAGCCGACGCTCGACGACGTCTACCTTTCGCTGCACCGGAATCCGGCGGCCGCGCCATGA